In Chryseobacterium gotjawalense, the following are encoded in one genomic region:
- a CDS encoding glycosyltransferase family 4 protein, which translates to MNQFYEVTAVSADQKELERVAAKYGVRHHHVEMTRTISPLRDMVAVWQLYRFLRQQKPHIVHSHTPKAGIVGMMAAWLAGVPHRLHTVAGLPLLERGGSKRTLLNHIEKLTCRLATQVYPNSFELQKIIMRAKFCAPHKMKVIGQGSSNGIDTDHFSPAQITAEEQQNLRTELGLSPDDFVFIFVGRLVCDKGINELVAAFKKVASARFDFAQRPLFCDGSVMPVGGNIKLLLVGPLEQELDPLRTETLSEIESNPDIISVGYQEEVRPYFAVSNALVFPSYREGFPNVVLQSLAMELPAIVTDINGCNEVIRNGYNGLVVPPKDETALQTAMEHLSSDPTLYDGLKSNAQKSVLPYEQIVVWEALLEEYRMVSEMSERRK; encoded by the coding sequence ATGAATCAGTTTTATGAAGTCACCGCTGTTTCTGCGGATCAAAAAGAGCTCGAAAGGGTTGCCGCTAAATATGGCGTCCGACACCACCATGTGGAAATGACGCGTACCATTTCCCCTCTGAGAGATATGGTAGCCGTTTGGCAGCTTTACCGTTTTCTGCGGCAGCAAAAGCCCCATATCGTACACAGTCATACCCCAAAAGCCGGGATTGTCGGCATGATGGCTGCCTGGCTGGCCGGTGTTCCCCATCGCCTGCATACCGTAGCCGGTTTACCTCTTCTGGAAAGGGGAGGATCGAAAAGAACCTTACTGAACCACATCGAAAAACTCACGTGCCGGCTGGCGACCCAAGTTTATCCCAATTCTTTTGAACTTCAGAAAATAATCATGCGGGCCAAATTCTGTGCGCCCCATAAAATGAAAGTCATCGGTCAAGGAAGCAGCAACGGCATCGATACCGACCATTTCAGCCCGGCCCAAATTACCGCCGAAGAGCAGCAAAACCTGCGAACCGAACTGGGGCTTTCTCCGGACGATTTTGTTTTCATCTTCGTAGGCAGGCTGGTTTGCGATAAAGGGATTAATGAATTGGTTGCGGCTTTTAAAAAGGTCGCTTCCGCCCGTTTCGACTTTGCTCAACGACCGCTGTTCTGTGACGGGAGTGTGATGCCGGTTGGCGGAAATATAAAGCTCTTGCTGGTCGGCCCTTTAGAGCAGGAGCTCGATCCTTTGCGTACAGAAACTTTAAGTGAAATAGAATCGAATCCCGATATTATTTCTGTCGGTTATCAGGAAGAGGTGCGGCCTTATTTTGCAGTGAGCAATGCTTTGGTTTTCCCCAGCTACCGCGAAGGGTTTCCCAATGTCGTTCTTCAGAGTTTAGCCATGGAACTGCCCGCAATCGTGACCGACATCAACGGCTGCAATGAAGTCATCCGCAATGGATATAATGGACTGGTGGTTCCGCCAAAAGATGAGACTGCTCTTCAAACTGCGATGGAACATCTTTCCAGTGATCCGACTCTTTATGATGGTCTGAAAAGCAATGCCCAAAAGAGTGTCCTGCCTTATGAACAAATCGTAGTCTGGGAAGCCCTTTTGGAGGAGTATAGAATGGTTTCGGAGATGAGTGAGCGCAGAAAATGA
- a CDS encoding ThiF family adenylyltransferase, with protein sequence MNRYLRNRIYISTADQKKIKNYSLLIAGSGIGSNIAECALRTGFEKICVVDGDLIEDSNLNRQNYTETQIGTPKAEALYDRLKSINSRAEISFMNRFITRDQMPEVAKFKAAINALDFQDEIPVVFDQLCLKNGLPVVHPYNLGWGSMVTVLTPDSPPLTSIGKTENLNELEVVEYAASYRRFWQKPERWLEEILSQYKLENSDLPPPQLAIGSWYAAAMCTHLLVKMATGKFYKKFPEFYLCSLFSEEVLQDTAFL encoded by the coding sequence ATGAACCGATATTTAAGAAACCGGATTTACATCAGTACCGCTGACCAGAAAAAGATTAAGAATTATTCTCTATTGATTGCCGGGAGCGGGATTGGGAGCAATATTGCAGAATGCGCACTCCGCACCGGATTTGAAAAGATATGCGTGGTGGATGGTGATCTCATTGAAGACTCTAACCTTAACCGCCAAAACTACACGGAAACTCAAATAGGGACCCCGAAGGCAGAAGCACTATATGACAGGCTGAAAAGTATTAACAGTAGGGCTGAAATCAGTTTTATGAACCGGTTTATTACAAGGGATCAAATGCCGGAAGTTGCGAAATTTAAGGCAGCGATCAATGCTTTGGATTTCCAAGATGAAATTCCTGTGGTTTTTGATCAGCTTTGCTTAAAAAACGGGCTTCCGGTTGTGCATCCTTACAATTTAGGATGGGGAAGTATGGTTACTGTCCTGACACCTGACAGTCCACCGCTAACCAGTATCGGAAAGACTGAAAATTTAAACGAACTTGAAGTCGTAGAATATGCTGCCAGCTACCGAAGGTTCTGGCAAAAACCCGAAAGATGGCTGGAAGAGATCCTCTCTCAATATAAACTGGAGAATTCAGACCTGCCACCGCCACAGCTCGCTATCGGTTCCTGGTATGCTGCTGCTATGTGTACGCATCTTTTGGTGAAGATGGCTACGGGAAAGTTTTATAAGAAGTTTCCTGAATTTTATCTTTGTTCGCTTTTTTCGGAAGAGGTTCTACAGGATACCGCATTCTTGTAA
- a CDS encoding glycosyltransferase family 2 protein, with amino-acid sequence MKKLTVFTPTYNRAYCLGDLYQSLCRQASDDFLWLVIDDGSTDGTEALVAGWMEEGKIEIRYHYKENGGMHTAHNLAYENIETELNVCIDSDDQMTDDAVAIINGFWDKNKGDQYAGILGLDVYKDGTIVSANKFPENIKSGKYYELAGKYGLSGDIKFVYRTEIIKKYMPYPVFEGEIFTPLGYKYLLIDYDYEMLFLNEPLCVVDYRADGNSHNLIRQYFRNPQGFLEERKVRMSSSYTFGERLKNTVHFITAQLILKKHRFWSDSTNKLLTIIVMPLGFLYYFYLLYKLNYDRTRKF; translated from the coding sequence ATGAAAAAACTCACCGTTTTCACGCCTACCTATAACCGTGCCTATTGCCTCGGCGACTTATACCAGAGTCTCTGCAGACAGGCCTCTGACGACTTCCTTTGGTTGGTGATCGATGACGGCTCTACTGATGGTACAGAAGCTTTGGTGGCGGGATGGATGGAAGAGGGAAAAATAGAAATCCGCTATCATTACAAAGAAAACGGCGGGATGCATACTGCCCACAATCTGGCTTATGAAAACATAGAAACCGAACTGAATGTCTGCATTGATTCTGATGACCAGATGACCGATGATGCAGTGGCAATAATTAATGGCTTTTGGGACAAAAATAAAGGGGATCAATATGCCGGTATTTTAGGGCTGGATGTGTATAAAGACGGGACGATTGTTTCTGCGAACAAATTTCCGGAGAATATCAAATCGGGGAAGTATTATGAACTGGCTGGAAAATATGGTCTGTCGGGTGATATTAAGTTTGTGTACCGCACAGAAATCATTAAAAAGTACATGCCTTATCCCGTCTTTGAAGGGGAGATCTTTACGCCATTAGGGTATAAATATCTGTTGATAGATTACGATTATGAGATGCTTTTCCTCAATGAGCCCCTTTGTGTCGTTGATTATCGGGCAGATGGGAACAGCCATAATCTGATCAGGCAGTATTTCCGGAATCCTCAGGGGTTTCTGGAAGAAAGGAAAGTCAGAATGAGCTCCTCTTATACCTTTGGTGAGCGCCTTAAGAATACCGTTCATTTCATCACCGCTCAGCTCATTCTGAAAAAACACCGTTTTTGGTCAGACAGTACCAATAAGCTTTTAACGATTATTGTCATGCCTTTGGGTTTTTTATACTATTTTTATCTTCTCTATAAATTAAATTATGACCGGACGAGAAAGTTTTAA
- a CDS encoding DUF5675 family protein, which produces MELQVIRTCYPQGTNGVLLFNGMELCKTVELPWKNNQPRVSCIPPGNYRLRKRCSPKFKSHFEVMDVPDRKYILFHAANDAGRELRGCIAPVTEHTGEGKGSASRAALQRMKDRLYPLMDNGHEITLTIKNAEK; this is translated from the coding sequence ATGGAGCTTCAGGTGATCAGAACATGCTATCCCCAAGGAACCAACGGGGTACTGCTCTTCAACGGGATGGAACTCTGCAAAACGGTGGAACTCCCCTGGAAGAACAACCAACCGCGGGTTTCATGCATTCCTCCGGGAAACTACAGACTGCGCAAACGCTGTAGCCCAAAATTCAAATCCCATTTTGAAGTCATGGATGTTCCTGACAGGAAATACATCCTCTTCCATGCCGCCAATGATGCCGGCAGAGAACTCAGGGGATGCATCGCGCCGGTCACAGAGCATACCGGTGAAGGAAAAGGCAGCGCCTCCAGGGCTGCTTTGCAAAGAATGAAAGACCGCCTTTATCCGCTAATGGATAATGGTCACGAAATAACGCTAACCATAAAAAACGCTGAAAAATGA
- a CDS encoding IS110 family RNA-guided transposase, protein MEKHCIGIDVSMDFLDCCFATSDGFQNHKIGKSKRFGNNREGFKELLKWTNQQKVLAELIFVMEATGVYYEHLAYYLSEHDCNLSVLLPNMVKHYSKSLNVKTKTDQKDSEVLCKLGLERKLTHWNMPSKIMRELKFFSREYRELKYKINQIKNQLHARHHSHGCPSSTEKRMKKQLALLEAQGLEVEAELRMLIMSDSEFYEKIQKICTIPGVSFITVVCIVAETNAFALITNTRQLASYAGLDIQQNQSGNRIGKTRISKKGNSFIRYALYMPALCASRFNPVMKDFYNNLKDRKPAKKIAVTAVARKLLILMYVLWKSDEEFDSSYEQKKEDRIAPAYTG, encoded by the coding sequence ATGGAGAAACATTGTATAGGGATTGACGTGTCAATGGACTTTTTAGATTGCTGTTTCGCAACTTCAGATGGTTTTCAGAATCACAAAATTGGAAAGAGTAAAAGGTTTGGCAATAACCGTGAGGGTTTTAAAGAACTTTTGAAATGGACAAATCAACAGAAAGTTTTGGCGGAATTAATCTTTGTAATGGAGGCAACAGGAGTTTATTATGAGCACTTGGCGTATTATTTAAGCGAGCATGATTGCAATTTGTCAGTCTTACTCCCTAACATGGTTAAGCATTACTCTAAGAGTTTAAATGTAAAGACCAAGACGGATCAGAAGGATTCTGAGGTTCTATGCAAGTTAGGATTAGAAAGAAAATTAACTCATTGGAACATGCCGAGTAAAATCATGCGGGAATTAAAGTTTTTCAGTCGTGAATATCGTGAATTAAAGTATAAAATCAACCAAATTAAAAATCAATTACACGCACGCCATCATAGCCACGGATGTCCTTCTTCAACAGAAAAAAGGATGAAAAAGCAACTCGCTTTACTTGAAGCCCAGGGCTTGGAAGTAGAGGCAGAATTAAGAATGTTGATCATGTCCGATTCTGAGTTTTATGAGAAGATTCAAAAGATTTGCACTATACCGGGAGTAAGTTTTATAACGGTAGTATGCATCGTAGCGGAAACCAATGCCTTCGCTCTAATAACGAACACAAGGCAATTGGCGAGTTATGCAGGATTAGATATTCAGCAAAACCAATCTGGTAACCGAATAGGCAAAACAAGAATCTCCAAAAAAGGAAATAGTTTTATCCGTTATGCATTATATATGCCCGCCTTGTGTGCCAGTAGATTTAATCCAGTAATGAAAGATTTTTACAATAATTTGAAGGACAGAAAGCCAGCAAAAAAGATAGCAGTAACAGCTGTGGCTAGAAAGTTATTAATCTTAATGTATGTCCTATGGAAAAGCGATGAAGAGTTTGATTCATCTTATGAGCAAAAAAAAGAAGACAGGATTGCGCCTGCCTACACAGGATGA
- a CDS encoding glycosyltransferase family 4 protein translates to MKKLFRISTIPMSLNLLLKGQLRYLNQFYEVTVISGAGSDLEEVREREGVKVEAIEMSREISILKDLVALFQLYRFFKKEKPDIVHSITPKAGLLTMMAARLAGVPVRMHTFTGLIFPYKKGLLKFILIWMDRLLASSATHVYPEGKGVKEDLERYRISRKPLKILAHGNVNGIDTSYFNPETIAESDQENLRLQLGLSEEDFVFIFVGRLVRDKGINELVTAFKNLNVIARRHDEATPTPHNLKLLLVGPFEQELDPLEAATLKEIETNPHIISVGFQTEVRPYFALSDALVFPSYREGFPNVVLQSLAMELPAIVTDINGCNEIITPGENGLIIPVKNAEVLQAAMEALYTDTSLYQSLKNNTRKSIFLYEQKAVWEALLEEYRLVNGVNV, encoded by the coding sequence TTGAAAAAGCTCTTCCGCATTTCCACCATTCCGATGTCACTCAATCTTTTATTGAAGGGACAGCTGCGTTATTTGAATCAGTTTTATGAAGTGACTGTTATCTCCGGGGCGGGCAGTGATTTGGAGGAAGTCAGAGAAAGAGAAGGTGTGAAAGTCGAAGCCATTGAGATGTCAAGAGAGATTTCTATTCTAAAAGATCTCGTGGCGCTCTTTCAGCTTTACCGCTTTTTCAAAAAAGAAAAACCCGATATCGTACATTCCATTACGCCGAAAGCCGGTTTGCTGACGATGATGGCGGCACGGCTTGCAGGAGTTCCCGTGCGGATGCATACCTTCACCGGCCTTATTTTCCCTTATAAAAAAGGACTGTTGAAATTCATTTTAATCTGGATGGACCGACTCCTGGCAAGCAGTGCCACCCATGTTTATCCCGAAGGAAAAGGCGTAAAAGAAGATCTGGAACGCTACCGCATCTCGCGCAAACCGCTGAAAATATTAGCCCATGGAAATGTAAACGGCATCGATACCTCCTATTTTAATCCTGAAACTATTGCAGAGAGCGATCAGGAGAATCTTCGGCTCCAGCTTGGGCTGTCTGAGGAAGATTTCGTCTTCATCTTCGTTGGCCGCCTCGTCCGTGACAAAGGCATCAACGAACTCGTGACCGCCTTCAAAAACCTCAATGTCATTGCGAGGAGGCACGACGAAGCAACCCCAACACCCCACAATCTCAAACTCCTCCTCGTCGGTCCCTTTGAACAGGAGCTCGATCCTCTGGAAGCAGCTACTTTAAAGGAAATAGAAACCAACCCCCATATTATTTCAGTGGGATTCCAGACAGAGGTACGCCCTTATTTTGCCCTCAGCGACGCTTTGGTTTTCCCGAGCTACCGCGAAGGTTTCCCCAATGTCGTTTTACAGAGTTTAGCCATGGAACTGCCTGCCATTGTCACCGATATTAATGGCTGCAACGAGATCATCACCCCTGGTGAAAACGGACTCATCATTCCTGTCAAAAATGCGGAAGTCCTACAAGCCGCCATGGAAGCATTATACACGGATACCAGCCTTTATCAGTCTTTAAAAAATAACACCCGCAAAAGCATCTTCCTGTACGAACAAAAAGCAGTCTGGGAAGCGCTGTTGGAAGAGTATCGATTGGTGAATGGGGTGAACGTGTGA
- a CDS encoding acyltransferase, which yields MTGRESFKKYHPIIAVLGMFFSVFGRKGNLFLLKGFRHTSGKVGLVLRYVFLKNAAEFVGENVSVQPGVYLLNVQNLHLGNNVSIHPMCYIDAKGGIKIGNEVSIAHGSSILSTNHDWTDRRVPIKYNTVQLEKVIIEDDVWIGCGVRILAGVHVGSRSVIAAGSVVNKDVEPNTVVVGVPAKMVKTI from the coding sequence ATGACCGGACGAGAAAGTTTTAAAAAATATCATCCGATAATCGCTGTTTTAGGGATGTTTTTTTCTGTGTTCGGCCGAAAGGGAAATCTTTTTCTCTTAAAGGGTTTTCGCCATACCTCTGGGAAAGTCGGCCTGGTTCTTCGGTATGTTTTTCTTAAAAATGCGGCAGAATTTGTAGGGGAGAATGTTTCGGTACAACCGGGGGTGTATTTGCTTAATGTTCAGAATTTACATCTTGGCAATAATGTGAGTATTCACCCCATGTGCTATATCGATGCGAAAGGAGGGATAAAAATTGGGAATGAGGTTTCTATAGCACATGGTTCCAGTATTTTGTCGACCAACCACGACTGGACGGATAGGAGGGTTCCCATTAAATATAATACAGTGCAATTAGAAAAAGTCATTATAGAAGATGATGTTTGGATTGGATGTGGTGTCCGTATTTTGGCGGGGGTTCATGTTGGAAGCAGAAGCGTTATTGCCGCCGGATCTGTTGTCAATAAGGATGTAGAACCGAATACGGTCGTCGTAGGAGTTCCTGCCAAAATGGTCAAAACGATTTAG
- a CDS encoding RteC domain-containing protein: MMKFIINLENELESKILLLNLEQDRPLKRAEAAILEINIALKKLKSFVLRYRFTSESEEIDFFKNRKPLVLSKLIYYNDIFRIETRKPSGGEKMIRKYYQTELSKLKGFFEENVDFYGYYRTNSTYLDHKYFIRKKLDIRLSLDSFVFETDSRFSTSHDYKVAKIMANDLLEVYLNDELIKLNRQSEEHYSILTPKTKLVWSDNKTALIEIIYALHYKGSFNNGNADIKEISAYFEAIFSIELGDVYRTYLEIKNRSARTKFLTGLEELLNRKMEDRDA; the protein is encoded by the coding sequence ATGATGAAGTTCATTATAAATCTTGAAAATGAATTAGAAAGCAAAATCCTGCTTCTGAATTTAGAGCAGGACAGACCTTTAAAAAGAGCGGAAGCCGCAATACTTGAAATCAACATTGCGCTGAAGAAACTCAAATCGTTTGTATTAAGATACAGATTCACTTCTGAAAGCGAAGAAATAGATTTCTTTAAGAACCGAAAACCATTGGTATTGTCAAAATTGATTTATTACAATGACATTTTCAGAATTGAAACCCGGAAGCCCAGCGGTGGCGAGAAGATGATCCGAAAATATTATCAGACTGAACTCAGTAAACTTAAAGGTTTCTTTGAAGAAAATGTCGATTTCTATGGATATTACCGAACCAACAGCACCTACCTTGACCATAAATATTTTATCCGGAAGAAATTGGATATCCGGCTAAGCCTTGATTCCTTTGTTTTTGAAACAGATTCTAGATTCAGTACTTCACATGATTATAAAGTCGCAAAAATAATGGCCAATGATTTACTGGAAGTTTACCTCAATGATGAACTGATAAAACTCAACCGCCAAAGCGAAGAACACTACTCGATCCTGACACCCAAAACAAAACTCGTGTGGTCAGACAACAAAACTGCCCTGATCGAAATAATTTACGCGCTGCATTATAAAGGATCGTTCAACAACGGAAATGCAGATATCAAAGAAATCAGCGCCTATTTTGAAGCCATTTTCAGCATCGAACTGGGCGACGTGTACCGTACCTATCTCGAAATAAAAAACAGATCAGCCCGCACAAAATTTCTCACGGGTCTGGAAGAACTCTTAAACCGAAAAATGGAAGACAGGGATGCCTGA